The Candidatus Atribacteria bacterium ADurb.Bin276 region AACTCGGAATTGGACCAACTCTTTCTTCAGTATATGAGGATAAAGATTTTCTCGCAACCCGACCAGACTTAGAAGGAATATTGCCGGGACTTATGAACCCGGTTCCTCGGTTTAATGTTGCACAATCTCAGGAAGCATATGATTTCATGGATGCTCGCGTTTCTGCGTTCCTTGCTGACATGATCAGTGCTGAGCAAATGATTACTGAAATTCAAGAAAAGTGGGAAGGTTTATTCTCTGTTGACACGCCAGATTTTCCTTATACTGGTTTCTAATTTCTTATTAAGCTGATTTCTTTGCGGAGCCCTTGTCGGTTAGTTTGAATAAAAACTGTTCAACGCCTTGGGTTCCGCAAATTTATCAATCAATTACCTCTGGAATATCTATTTATATTTGATTAGCATCAGCAATAGGTTAGGTTCGAAGAATCCAAATACCCAATAACAAATAGTTTACCTTTCTTTTCAAAAAAGGTTAGATTTCCTTACCGCTTGGCGGTACCAGATGAGGATGAAAATACTTACCCAGAAATCGTTTCTCCCTTTAGCAAAGGGGGTTAGGGGGATTTGATTTTTTTACAGCTCCGTCATTGCGAGGAGTTCAACCGTTCTTTGGTTGAACGACATGGCAATCTCATTTAGTCAATTTTTTTAAAAATAATGAAAGGATAAGATCCTCACGCGGGAAAGCACCGCTCAGGATGACAGATGAAAGAATTCATTTGAAGGTATTTTTAGGATAGATAATGTTATCTTTTTTATTATTATAATTAAGAATATTTACGGTTTTTGGATAATATAGCTTTAAAAAATTCTGGAAAACAAATACTTGAGAGTGCTATGATGAAGAAAAAACAATCTCCCGACCTAAACTATGGAATTGTATTTATCTTGCCAGCAATTCTTTTTTTGAGCATTACTTCTCTCATTCCGCTTGCTTATTCCCTTGGTGTAAGTTTTACAAATTTAAACCTTTTACGACCTGGACAACCAATTCAATTCGTTGGACTACAAAATTATTCAACTGGTATTAGAGACGGAGAATTTCTCACCGCTGCTTGGAATACCATATTAATTGTTTCAGTATCCTTAGGCCTCCAACTATTAATAGGTTTAATGCTTTCTCTCATTCTTTCCCAGGAGAGAAAAGGTTTTCGTCTTTGGCAAACAATCCTACTTATCCCAAATATTATTGCTCCAGTGGTAGTGGGTGTTCTTTGGCGTTTAATGTTCAACCCTGATTATGGTATTTTCAAGTTGGGTCTTGCCCAAATAGGTATTGATAAACCATGGCTTCAACATCCAATATGGGCAAAAGTTGCGGTAATTATAGTTGAAACTTGGACTTGGACTCCTTTTGTTATGCTAACGTTGATTGCAGGATTGAAATCTTTATCTGATACCCCTTTTGAGGCAGCTAGAATAGATGGGGCCAGTGGTCTTCAAATATTTCGATATATCACCATGCCTCTCCTCAAACCAGTTATTGCTGTTACGTTGCTATTAAGGTTAATGGATGCCTTTAAAATGTTCGATTCCATTTATGTTCTTACTTATGGGGGACCGGGTTTGGCTACTGAAGTTTTAAGCCTTCGAATATATAAAAAAGGCTTAAAATATTTCGATATAACAGAAGCCTCCGCTCAATCTTGGATATTTTTAATTTGTATTTTTGTAATATCCTATATAATTGCTAAAAAATTTGTACAGGTTGAAAAAAGGATAGAATAAAGAAATGAAAAGGCAAATTGCTGCCCGCCAAGGAAAAAACTACTTCAAAAGGATAATTGAATATGTGGTTATCTTCATTGCTTTATCCCAGGTCCTAATCCCTCTTTTTTGGCTATTTACTACATCGTTAAAAAATCCAGTTGACATTTTTACTTATCCACCAGTATGGATTCCAAAGAATATAACATTGAACCATTATCGATCAATATTACAAGTTAATGGAGTTTTACCATATTTTATTAACAGCGTCATTATTGCCCTAAGCTCAACGTTAATGGCGACAGTGTTCGGTGGATTTGCTGCATACAGCTTGGCTCGAGTACGATTTCCATTTAAACTAGGCATTTTTTTGGTATATTGGATTCTCATGACTAGAATGTACCCGGCAGTCTGCACTGCCATTGCTTATTTTATGATTATACAAAGATTAGGTCTTTTAGATACCAGGTTAGCACTGTCCATCACCTATACTAGTTTTAATCTTCCTTTTGTAATCTGGATTCTTCTTGGATTTTTTGGAGATATTCCTCGCAGTATCGAAGAATCAGCCATCATGGATGGAGCCACTTTCTTTGAACGATTCGTGAGAGTTGTGAT contains the following coding sequences:
- the lacF_2 gene encoding Lactose transport system permease protein LacF, with amino-acid sequence MMKKKQSPDLNYGIVFILPAILFLSITSLIPLAYSLGVSFTNLNLLRPGQPIQFVGLQNYSTGIRDGEFLTAAWNTILIVSVSLGLQLLIGLMLSLILSQERKGFRLWQTILLIPNIIAPVVVGVLWRLMFNPDYGIFKLGLAQIGIDKPWLQHPIWAKVAVIIVETWTWTPFVMLTLIAGLKSLSDTPFEAARIDGASGLQIFRYITMPLLKPVIAVTLLLRLMDAFKMFDSIYVLTYGGPGLATEVLSLRIYKKGLKYFDITEASAQSWIFLICIFVISYIIAKKFVQVEKRIE
- the sugB_8 gene encoding Trehalose transport system permease protein SugB, producing MKRQIAARQGKNYFKRIIEYVVIFIALSQVLIPLFWLFTTSLKNPVDIFTYPPVWIPKNITLNHYRSILQVNGVLPYFINSVIIALSSTLMATVFGGFAAYSLARVRFPFKLGIFLVYWILMTRMYPAVCTAIAYFMIIQRLGLLDTRLALSITYTSFNLPFVIWILLGFFGDIPRSIEESAIMDGATFFERFVRVVIPISIPGLVVAAVFSFILAWNEFLFAVILTTYRAQTVPVVISGFITDRGLEWGQMTGMGVLAIIPVLIFALIIQKNFVKGLAFGAVKE